A stretch of the Acyrthosiphon pisum isolate AL4f chromosome A2, pea_aphid_22Mar2018_4r6ur, whole genome shotgun sequence genome encodes the following:
- the LOC100162106 gene encoding LOW QUALITY PROTEIN: poly(rC)-binding protein 3 (The sequence of the model RefSeq protein was modified relative to this genomic sequence to represent the inferred CDS: inserted 1 base in 1 codon), whose product MENVQQSSNGSSFNDYNDVNLTIRILFHGREVGNVIGKGGETVKNIRDQSGARVLISDGSTPERIVTITGTTNAICKATELIGLKVEEFFERQNGDWNGPKAPLTFKLIVPASQCGFIIGKGGCKIKEIRESSGAAIQVASDMLPNSTERLVSITGTTGTISQCVYQVCNVLLDSPPRSATIPYDPRSKTSGFASSAVGNDFGRQRTNPLASLAALGLGTASTGGINPAALAALAGSQLRTGNRQNRNGSGEHKNQNSNSNTETISMTVPNDLIGCVIGRRGSKIAEIRQISGALVHIAKGEGTHENGENEDRHITITGNKDSISVAKYLIEMSVELQKANLEGXNSSSSPDDGSSSTLPTPPTVAASPLSSAIPLAQLFAKPGAINALSSLSALGGLTDLLGALSGANQSPPIQTTGVHRPKNYFQRNRSPSGEKTKADRTKFAPY is encoded by the exons ATGGAAAACGTACAGCAAAGTTCGAATGGATCTAGTTTCAATGATTACAACGATGTTAATTTGACCATACGGATTCTATTTCATGGCAGa GAAGTAGGAAATGTGATTGGTAAAGGAGGTgaaactgtaaaaaatataagagaccag tctgGTGCTAGAGTTTTAATCTCTGATGGTTCAACTCCAGAACGTATCGTGACCATTACTGGAACTACAAATGCAATTTGTAAAGCTACTGAACTTATTGGACTAAAAGTCGAAGAA ttttttgagaGACAAAATGGCGATTGGAATGGCCCAAAAGCACCTTTGACTTTTAAGCTAATTGTACCAGCATCTCAATGTGGTTTCATAATTGGTAAAGGAGGatgtaaaataaaagaaattagaGAATCTAGTGGAGCTGCCATACAAGTAGCATCAGACATGTTACCCAATTCAACTGAACGTCTAGTTTCAATCACTGGTACTACGGGAACAATATCTCAATGTGTTTATCAAGTGTGCAATGTACTATTAGAT tcGCCACCACGTAGTGCAACAATCCCTTATGATCCTCGTAGTAAAACTTCAGGATTTGCTAGTAGTGCAGTTGGTAATGAT tttGGAAGACAACGCACTAATCCTTTGGCCAGTCTTGCAGCTCTTGGGTTAGGAACTGCATCAACTGGAGGTATCAATCCAGCTg CCTTGGCTGCATTGGCTGGAAGTCAGTTGAGAACAGGTAATCGTCAAAACCGAAATGGTAGTGGGgaacataaaaatcaaaattctaattcaAACACTGAGACAATATCTATGACTGTACCTAATGATTTAATTGGATGTGTCATTGGCAGAAGAGGAAGTAAAATCGCAGAAATACG acaAATAAGTGGTGCTTTAGTGCATATAGCTAAAGGCGAAGGAACTCATGAAAATGGTGAAAATGAAGATCGACATATAACAATTACAGGAAACAAAGATTCTATTTCAGTTGCCAAGTACTTAATTGAAATGAG CGTGGAACTGCAGAAAGCCAATCTTGAGG CAAACTCATCCTCTAGTCCTGACGATGGGTCCAGCTCAACCTTGCCCACTCCTCCAACAGTGGCCGCATCTCCTTTGTCGTCCGCCATCCCATTGGCTCAACTATTTGCCAAGCCGGGTGCCATTAATGCCCTATCCAGCTTATCTGCTCTTGGCGGCCTAACCGACCTCTTGGGAGCCTTATCTGGCGCCAATCAATCCCCTCCGATACAGACCACGGGTGTCCATCGCCCGAAAAATTATTTCCAGAGAAACCGCAGTCCTTCAGGCGAAAAAACCAAAGCGGACAGGACCAAGTTTGCTCCTTACTGA
- the LOC107884764 gene encoding probable multidrug resistance-associated protein lethal(2)03659 isoform X2: MAVTFPVGIGLIAELLVSIKRIEDFLLREEKDKQPIIQTKTINEFDNSRLNDISKMPNNINNQDDTEQLSNYRIVVSNVTAKWTDSQTDNTLENINLTVRASRLVAIIGPVGGGKSSLIQAILRELSLSKGSISVHGVVSYASQQPWLFAGSVQGNILFGLPMDRNRYNKIIEVCALKTDLDQFPYGDRTIVGERGISLSGGQRARINLARAIYKEADIYLLDDPLSAVDNNVGKHLFAKCIKEFLKEKTCILITHQLQYLTNVDQIVLIENGKKIAEDSYKNLQESGLNFTKMLGSPIEPVVTSDNEVITKSNRPKFRSQNSIYTRQVSVLSVTSTVEESNYNNVQVEVVEIVEPIEVAETRSFGNSGFSNYLSYFSAGGHKCKIFLFLLICILTQILSSSGDIWITYWVNLEEHVFRPVSHLEPENNSTPTRCNSSNTLIQWIVDRQTCIIVFTVITISVIISTLIRSAFFVSVCTTSSTNLHNRMLGSIIRATMYFFNKNPSGRILNRFSKDIGSIDEMLPFVLMDVIQIGLIVIGILIIVGITNPYLIIPTLIIVVIFFKIRNIYMTISQSIKRLEGVTRSPVFTHLNASLQGITTIRAFEAEQILSAEFSIHQDLHSSAWYLFICSSRAFGFWLDLTCLIYISIVTFCFLFIGKDTYSGNVGLAITQSIGLIGLFQWGMRRSVELENQMTSVERVLEYTVLPQEPGLESPQNKKPPKDWPDKGQITFNNFYLRYDIDTPYVLSNLNINIEPTEKIGIVGRTGAGKSSLIGALFRLALNEGNITIDNLEIHELGLHELRSKLTFIPQEPVLFSGTVRNNLDLYDEYSDHEIWSVLNEVELKDMVEDLPNGLNSKMSDGGSNFSVGQRQLVCLARAILQNNRILVLDEVTANVDHRTDALIQNTIRNKFRMCTVLTIAHRLNTVMDSDKILVMDGGTVAEFDHPFRLLKNPNGIFYKMVKQTDHTTARLLHNTAAENYKNIDIRRRTLKEVW; this comes from the exons ATGGCGGTTACTTTTCCTGTTGGAATTGGTTTGATTGCTGAATTACTAGTTTCTATTAAAAGAATTGAG GATTTTCTTTTACGTGAAGAAAAAGATAAACAACCGATAATTCAAACGAAAACCATAAATGAATTTGACAATTCAAGACTTAACGACATCAGTAAAATgccaaataatattaacaatcaaGATGATACTGAACAATTAAGTAATTATCGTATTGTTGTTTCGAACGTTACTGCCAAGTGGACAGACTCTCAAACTGATAAtactttagaaaatataaatttaaccgTAAGAGCAAGTCGTTTGGTTGCAATAATTGGTCCAGTAGGAGGCGGAAAA AGTTCGTTGATACAAGCCATCTTACGAGAATTGTCACTGTCTAAAGGAAGTATTTCAGTGCATGGTGTGGTATCATACGCATCCCAACAACCCTGGTTATTTGCAGGTTCTGTTCAAGGAAATATTCTTTTTGGTTTGCCAATGGATAGAAACCGTTACAATAAA ATTATAGAAGTATGTGCGTTAAAAACAGACTTGGATCAATTTCCATATGGTGATAGAACAATTGTTGGAGAAAGAGGAATTTCTCTTAGTGGTGGACAAAGGGCAAGAATAAATTTGGCCAG agCTATATACAAAGAAGCAGATATTTATTTACTGGATGATCCTCTGTCGGCTGTTGACAATAATGTTGGCAAACACTTAtttgcaaaatgtattaaag AATTCCTCAAAGAAAAAACATGTATACTTATTACTCATCAATTACAATACTTAACCAATGTAGACCAAATAGTAttaatagaaaat GGCAAAAAAATAGCCGAAGATTCGTACAAAAACCTTCAAGAATCCGGATTAAATTTTACCAAAATGTTAGGGTCTCCAATAGAACCTGTGGTAACGTCTGATAATGAAGTTATTACGAAAAGTAATAGACCAAAATTTCGAAGCCAAAATTCCATTTATACTCGACAAGTGTCTGTGTTGAGTGTTACGTCAACTGTCGAAGAAagtaattacaataatgttcAGGTTGAAGTTGTAGAAATTGTTGAACCTATTGAAGTAGCTGAAACTCGCTCTTTTGGAAATTCTGGATTCAGTAATTACTTATCATATTTCTCTGCCGGCGGACACAAGtgcaaaatattcttatttctattGATATGTATCTTAACTCAAATACTATCTTCCAGTGGTGATATTTGGATAACTTACtg GGTAAATTTAGAAGAACACGTTTTTCGTCCAGTTAGCCATTTAGAACCCGAGAATAATAGTACACCGACAAGATGTAATTCATCCAATACATTAATTCAATGGATAGTAGATCGTCAAACATGTATTATCGTGTTTACTGTAATTACAATATCtgttataatatctacattaaTTAGATCAGCTTTCTTTGTATCAGTATGCACAACATCTTCTACAAATCTACATAACCGTATGTTAGGATCAATTATAAGAGCAACAATGtactttttcaataaaaatccaTCAG gaAGAATACTTAATCGTTTTTCGAAAGATATAGGATCTATTGATGAAATGTTACCTTTCGTATTAATGGATGTTATAcaa attGGATTGATTGTGAttggaatattaattattgttggaATAACCAATCCATACCTTATTATACCGACATTAATCATAGTggtcatatttttcaaaatcagaaatatttatatgacaatATCACAAAGTATTAAACGTTTAGAAGGAGTCA cACGAAGTCCTGTATTTACTCATTTAAATGCATCCCTTCAAGGAATAACAACTATAAGAGCATTTGAAGCAGAACAAATTCTTTCCGCAGAATTTTCCATCCATCAA GATTTACATTCTTCAgcttggtatttatttatttgttcgaGTAGAGCGTTTGGATTTTGGTTGGATTTAACCTgccttatatatataagtatcgtgacgttttgttttttatttattggcaaAG ACACATATAGTGGAAATGTCGGTCTTGCTATAACTCAGTCAATAGGACTAATTGGTTTATTTCAATGGGGAATGAGGCGGTCGGTTGAGCTAGAAAACCAAATGACATCTGTTGAAAGAGTACTCGAGTACACAGTTTTACCCCAAGAACCAGGACTTGAATCACCTCAAA ATAAAAAGCCACCAAAAGACTGGCCTGATAAGGGTCAAATAACATTCAACAATTTTTATCTACGATATGACATAGATACGCCTTATGTCTTAAGTAATCTAAACATTAACATTGAACCTACAGAAaaa ATTGGAATTGTCGGTAGAACTGGTGCAGGGAAATCATCGTTAATTGGAGCATTGTTTAGATTAGCCCTCAATGAGGGTAATATAACTATCGACAACCTTGAAATACATGAGTTGGGACTACACGAATTACGATCCAAGCTTACTTTTATACCTCAAGAACCAGTTTTATTTTCAGGAACCGTACgcaataatttagatttatatgatgaatattCTGATCACGAAATTTGGAGTGTATTAAATGAA gTTGAACTTAAAGATATGGTGGAGGATTTACCAAATGGTCTAAACTCAAAAATGTCCGATGGCGGATCTAACTTTAGTGTCGGCCAAAGACAATTGGTGTGTTTGGCTAGAGCAATTTTGCAAAACAATAGAATTCTGGTATTAGATGAAGTCACTGCAAATGTTGATCATCG GACAGATGCATTAATTCAAAACacaattagaaataaatttCGAATGTGCACAGTTTTAACGATTGCTCATCGTTTGAATACTGTAATGGACTCTGACAAGATCCTTGTAATGGACGGCGGAACAGTGGCGGAATTCGATCATCCATTTAGATTATTGAAAAACCCCAACggaattttctataaaatggtGAAACAAACTGATCACACCACTGCGCGTTTGTTACATAATACGGCTGCGGAG aaTTACAAGAATATCGATATACGAAGAAGAACCCTTAAAGAAGTTTGGTGA